TAACTACAGTTACGGATAACTACTATAAGTAAGTCCTTGTAGGGGCTGGTGCGGTGTGACCAAGCTCCGTAACGGAGCTCCGTAACTTACGTTGTGAAGGATTGTGCAGAAAAGTGAGAGTATGTTTCCTATAATTCTCATCATCACGTTTGGGGAAGTCTTCGCGTGAGTGTGCACCTCTGGATTCTTTCCTGGCTTCAGCACCAGTGACGGTTTGTAAGCTCAACTGTAACAAATTCTCAAGCTCAAGCGCCTCAAGTAAATCTGTATTAAACACTTTACTCGAGTCACTTATTCTCACATATTGGAATTGATTAGCCAACTCTTTTATTCTCTCTCGGCCCTCAGTCAATGAGTCACCATTCCTAAATACACTTACATACTTTTGCATACTCTTCTGCATCTCCAGACGTAGCTCACTAGGCTTCACCACATTGGCTGAGCTTACTGAGTGAGAGTTAGTTGTGTTAGACAGAAGATTGTGTAGTTTGTTGGAAGCTTTTTCAATGGCATCTTTATAGAGTGTAGGATCAGGcaaatttgatttattactattatcaGACTGAATCTTGTGATTAATTGTGGTTCCGGACATTTTCCCAAAGACGATAATGTCCAATAATGAATTCGCACCTAATCTATTAGCACCATGTACACTTGCACATGCGCTCTCACCAGCACTATACAACCCATAGACCACGGTATCCCCAGAGTTGGTGGGTTTCGGTACTGTCattttcttcttcttaCCACCCTTAACTTTGTCACCTAAGAAGTTACCAGCAGTAACACCACTTGACCCACTACCCGTGGGACTGGTGGTGACAACTTCAGTTTTATAGTTGGTGGGCACTCCGCCCATATTATAGTGAACAGTTGGAAGTACTGGGATATACTCTTTGGAAGCATCAACTCCTAAACActcattattataaaaaattacctgCAAAGATCTTGCTGGTCTCTGTAATCCCTGGCAACTTTTCTCTAAAAACATCCTCacttaaatgtgttaaatctAAGTAGAGATGATCTTTATTTGGCCCGCAACCACGTCCTTCATTTATTTCTATGGTCATGGATCTGCTAACGACATCCCTCGAGGCCAAGTCTTTGGCTACTGGGGCGTATCTTGCCATGAAAGCCTCACCTTCAGAGTTACGTAAAATCCCACCCTCGCCTCTACAGCCTTCAGTAATTAAACATCCTGCGGGGTATATTCCCGTAGGATGGAATTGGACAAATTCCATGTCCTGGTTTGGTAACCCGAGTCTACTCACAGCTGCGTTACCATCACCCGTACACATGTGAGCTGATGTACAACTGAAGTAACATCTACCAAATCCTCCAGTAGCAATTACCACATGATTACTCCTAAACACATGTAATTCCATATTACTCATTCTCAGAAATATACCGCCAATCACCCCTAAAAATGAttcatattatataataaaaatatatacataattaatgttttatttgaataaaataaacactaaattaactataaaattgaaaaaaataaagaaataatttgatacGATTTTCAGTGGGATGTTTGATGAGATCGAGTAGGAAATATTCGATGAAGAATGAGCAATTGTATTTGAGGCAGGTGGAGTACATTGTGTGGAGTAGTGAGTGTCCAGTTCTATCAGCCACAGCTGCACATCTGTAGGCCTGACCACCTTTGCCAAAATTAAGACTCTGGCCTCCAAACGCTCTCTGATATATTTTTCCATCTTCAGTTCTAGAAAATGGGACACCAAAGTTCTCAAGTTCAATCACAGCCTCAGGTGcacttttacacatgtGGTAAATGCTGTCCTGATCACCCAGCCAGTCTGAACCCTTGACTGTATCATAAAAGTGCCAACGCCAGTCATCTTCAGTCATGTTACCCAGGGCGGCATTGATACCACCCTGAGCCGCAACTGTATGTGAACGGGTTGGAAATAACTTTGAAATACAAGCTGTTTTATGTCCTAAAATCGACAACTCAAGTGCTGATCTCAAACCAGCGCCACCAGCTCCCACAACGATCGCATCATAATCATGGGTTACCACCTTAAATCCTATGATATAATTATTGGTATTTtggtaatattattagtattttGGATAAGTAGGATTAGCATGTGTTGACTCAGGAGAACAGGAGAGAGGGCTGATTTTACTATATCCCCGGAAGGTGATATATTTTGGTACTAATAACTATACTACAGTATATAAATGAGTAGTCCGGTAGGAGATGAGAGTGTACCGAATTTAGTAGTggttgaaaaatattttggtgtaaaatttaaaattttattaattcgGAACatttgaaataaatttaaaagttaaaCTCACATTTAAGATctttaaaaacaaattataaagttGCTATTCCAGCAGATTCCTACACCACAAACAACGGTACCATCCCATACACtcactaatttaaattaatttagttacTTTAATAATGGTTTTCATTAGCTGTTTTCTCAAAATTCTACTATTGTGTAGAGTTATTAGTTTGATTCTGGAAATATTTGAGTCATACAGGTTATCGACCtaatttacttttttaCTTGTAATATGAAAGTTCTAATGTAgatttttgtatattatttctTAATTTTGCCCTTCTATAATCGCAAATATGGAAAAACGAGGGGAGAATTCAATCAAAGGTTCTGAAGAGGAATCAGAAGAGTCCATGGAATCTTCAGAGGCTACTGAAGATTCGGAAAGTATTGCTAGAGATTATCTGAGACTGTCAATTGTCTTCAGTTTCCTCACCAATAAACCTCTTAACATACCCCTAGTACCTCCCACTACTATTCCCTCTTAgctatactatttacctTAGATAACTCcataaatatgtgtaggAGGAGCCTGTGAGATCATACGAAGTGTCACTGCTGAAGTTGATAACTAAGGTGACTGATGGTACGAGGACTGAAGTGGATCGTAATTCCATAAGTTTAACTCCTGGTAGACTCACCGGCGGTGAATTCAGCTTTCAATGTGATTCTTCAATGCCATTGACTTATTTCCTAGAACCTTTAGTATTACTATTTCCTCTCTCATCCCAGCCCACTACTGTTACTCTCACCCATAGTACCGCAAATACTATTGACAATGATACCAGTGATACTGTGAACACTGGCTTATCTGGGTGTTACAGTAGTTTGGAATGTTTTAGTAGTGTGTGTACGATAATATTACAGATGATAGGGAGTGAAGTGATATTTAAGTACAAGGAACCGTATGAAATGTATTTTAGATGTGGCCCTGTGAAGAAAATTGAGCCTATAATACTATGGAAATCACCTAAAATTAAGCGTATCAGAGGCACAGTGGTGGTTAGAAACTTACAACCCTCACTAGGGAAAAACGCTATCATCGGTGCTAAACGTATTTTAGACCAAGTGTGTGATAACACTTGGATAGCCCTAAACACACCTCCAGGGAAGTTTAAACCTACACTACTCATCTCACTCATCGCAGAAGGCACTAAAAATTGTATCTTCACCTCGAATACACTTTCACATCCACTGGACATTAATGACAAGGTTGAGAGTGGTGACACAACTGATAGTGTTGATACCAATGAGAGTGTCAAGAGGAAGAGTATGAGTGGTAGTTTACTGAAGATATTAAACTTGGCTAAAAACAACACCAACAAAACTACTAACTCACATCCTACTGACCCTGGGAATCCCTCTGGGAATGGCACCGCTGCTCCTGTCGTGACCACTAAGACTGTGGAAGTAGTGGAGAAAGATGCCGAGGGAAGGCATTGCGGAATAATTGGTGAGTGTGAGAGGCTGGGAGAACAGTGTGCTTTTCGATTATGTAGTGAAATAGCACTGGATTCAGTAATTGACACTACACATCAGCATCTGTTACTTTATTTCATGGCACTGTCTGGCGATTACCAAGTCAGTCAAATCAGACTCTCGAAACTTAACCGTTACTCAGTACAACTTCTAAGGTTTGTAAGGAGATA
The Theileria parva strain Muguga chromosome 3 map unlocalized ctg_530, whole genome shotgun sequence DNA segment above includes these coding regions:
- the RCL1 gene encoding RNA 3'-terminal phosphate cyclase family protein, with amino-acid sequence MEKRGENSIKGSEEESEESMESSEATEDSESIARDYLRLSIVFSFLTNKPLNIPLEEPVRSYEVSLLKLITKVTDGTRTEVDRNSISLTPGRLTGGEFSFQCDSSMPLTYFLEPLVLLFPLSSQPTTVTLTHSTANTIDNDTSDTVNTGLSGCYSSLECFSSVCTIILQMIGSEVIFKYKEPYEMYFRCGPVKKIEPIILWKSPKIKRIRGTVVVRNLQPSLGKNAIIGAKRILDQVCDNTWIALNTPPGKFKPTLLISLIAEGTKNCIFTSNTLSHPLDINDKVESGDTTDSVDTNESVKRKSMSGSLLKILNLAKNNTNKTTNSHPTDPGNPSGNGTAAPVVTTKTVEVVEKDAEGRHCGIIGECERLGEQCAFRLCSEIALDSVIDTTHQHLLLYFMALSGDYQVSQIRLSKLNRYSVQLLRFVRRYLGIIFKFEEVETESGTNILLVKCVGSNYHNINLKSF
- the sdh1 gene encoding FAD binding domain protein, producing MFRINKILNFTPKYFSTTTKFGFKVVTHDYDAIVVGAGGAGLRSALELSILGHKTACISKLFPTRSHTVAAQGGINAALGNMTEDDWRWHFYDTVKGSDWLGDQDSIYHMCKSAPEAVIELENFGVPFSRTEDGKIYQRAFGGQSLNFGKGGQAYRCAAVADRTGHSLLHTMYSTCLKYNCSFFIEYFLLDLIKHPTENRVIGGIFLRMSNMELHVFRSNHVVIATGGFGRCYFSCTSAHMCTGDGNAAVSRLGLPNQDMEFVQFHPTGIYPAGCLITEGCRGEGGILRNSEGEAFMARYAPVAKDLASRDVVSRSMTIEINEGRGCGPNKDHLYLDLTHLSEDVFREKLPGITETSKIFAGVDASKEYIPVLPTVHYNMGGVPTNYKTEVVTTSPTGSGSSGVTAGNFLGDKVKGGKKKKMTVPKPTNSGDTVVYGLYSAGESACASVHGANRLGANSLLDIIVFGKMSGTTINHKIQSDNSNKSNLPDPTLYKDAIEKASNKLHNLLSNTTNSHSVSSANVVKPSELRLEMQKSMQKYVSVFRNGDSLTEGRERIKELANQFQYVRISDSSKVFNTDLLEALELENLLQLSLQTVTGAEARKESRGAHSREDFPKRDDENYRKHTLTFLHNPSQQYDGSCGGYDVVVDYRNVIDETLGKDMETIPPFERTY